GGAGTATGGAGAGAATAAATCTCTGTAAACAATTACCTATCCTTCTCTAGTTCTACAAGCAACCCAGCAACTTCTAGTCGATTCCTCCCGACCTTGGCTTGTACTTCGTCCATTGACTGTCTCAATTGTTGAGCCTCTCCCTGTACATCCACCAGCTTTCGTTGAGAATTGCCTGAAGATACAGAATGTCGCCGTCCATCCTCTGAAAGTCTCCCTATCTGCTCTGACCAAACTTTTAACTGCAAATGGGCAAGGAAAAACATGTGTTCAGCACTCCCTAAAATATGATGTTCTCCCTTTTATGCGTTAAAATTTACCTTGTCGTCTAACTGGGCAACTTTATCTTTGTAGAGATCCATCAAGCTCTTTGCCTGCCGTAAATTCCTGCTCAGGTTGAATACCTCTAAATGCAAATTATCCTGTGCATGTTTCACCTTAACACCTTCCATAAAGATCTGTAGTAACATGTAAACATAAGATGGTGCAATACAGGTCACTGTTCAAAAAGATTCTTATACTTCTATCTCTGACAAATAAAGATAAACATGACTCTAGAATGACCATGGTTGATTTTTCTTATGAAAGCTATGTTGATTAATCAGCCAAATATGCGCACACATTACTAATTTGAAGTTTTCTACACAGCTTCAGTATGTAGCACCACACCTTCTCTCTGCTGTATAACCGTAGCTGTCATTTGTTGCTGAACAGAAGATGGGAATGTAGGCAGACTGACCACAACAAAAACATTATACTTATTTTAAAGATATTGCTCCATCCAACTTGAGCATGTGTTCACCATTTAGACAGACCATCATGCCAGTAGGTGTTAAGAACGATGCTTGGACCAGTCAGTAGAAATAAAATGATAAAATATTATGTTGCAGAATAGTACAACTGACTAGCTGGCAACAAAATGACATGGAAGATAATGTTGCCAAAGAAAATGGAACAGATTCTTGTGCTTTTGCGCAAAGTATGCCAGTTTCTGCTCCCTGCACGACCAAATCAAGAGTCATCATTGACCTTTGCTTGTGTTATCCATCTATTACCATACCAGTTTGTCACATCAACAAGAGATCAGCACTAATCCCACAGTGGCAGCATTGGCATGTTACTTCCATAAAAGACGATTGGCACAGGAAGGATCAGTTCCATAGAAGTAGATATAGAAAATAGCAAATTGTATTGGACTCACGGCCTTGTCTCAGACTCTCAGTCAACCCCCTCATATTGCCTTTTATTTCTCCAGCCACCTAGATTTATCTCAGTCTGGATCAAAACCCACTTCCGAAGTGGTCTGGAACTGTCTGGGTGCCACTGGTTATTGGCTCAAAGTATATATATCGTTTGCATCTCCTCTTTTCTCCCATCTTCCTCCCTCCTCTATCCCCTTCTCTTTCTTGTCTGTCTTCCTCTCCAAGCAGTATGGGAATGCTTTGGATGCCATCTTAGCGCGTCTTCTCCCTTACAGCTGCTGCAGATCAGAAGGAAGCGGCATGGAGAAGGGTAGGCTACACAGATGGAGAGGCAGGCAATGTCCTAAATTTTCAAGCAGAAGAAAGGTGAGCATGGTGATTCACGGCAAGGCCATCAACTCAAGTAGTGATGCTGATAGCTTTGGTTAGGGCGGGGTCAATGGCCTTCAGGCATTGACAAGGATACAAGATGTTTATTGTGTTGTCCTGGTTCAAAAAGCAGAGAGGAAGGATGCCACACTAATTctgccacacacacacacagggtCCACATGGTTGGCATTAGGGCGGTGCATATCTATACCAAACGGAAAAACCAAACCAGAAAAAACCATGCTGAACCAAAACAAAAGGTTTGGTTAGTCCAGTTTTGTAAACACAAAGGAGTTAGTGGACTAGGCCAGAGAGCTTGTATTCAGCTTGTAAGTGGTCGTGTGTGCTCATGAAATCAAGCCTAAGTTGATACTCGCAGAAGGGAACTTGAAGCCTGCTATTTGGTTATGTGTCTTGAAAGTCTGCTAATTTGTGTTACAAATCATCTGGCATGTAGAGCACAACTTGAGTAATTATCCATGCTCAAAACAGAATTCTGTTGAAGTCTAGTACCAATATGTCTTTGGTTTCAACAAAAAAACCAGGGGGTTAATCTGCCATGCTCGAAAGAAAAATATGATGCTCCAGCTCTACGTTTTTTGTTAATCTGATGTCAGGAGATTATAATGCTCTGGTGGGTATCACGACAAAATTACCATTACCGACATGAAAACCTGGATAAGATCATGGTGGCAATctaaaccttctagttgcatatTTAAGTTACTGTTGGCATGTAGTTATGGGAactgaagtaaaaaacaagcttTAAGTGAAACCAAAGTCATCGTGAACATAAGTAGGTGGTTTTAAGATTACACTAATTAATGTTGAAGACAAGGATACATCAACATGAACACAGAACAGCAACTGAGTCCATAAAATTACCTTTGTATTGTGGTCATCTCTCTCGATAATTTGCTGTAGCAATTGTTGATTTTGTGTTTGTATATCTTCATATGCTTGCCCAATACTCTGAAATGTCAAAAATAAGCATTTCTAGAATGCTGATTTTCTGTATTTTTACGAAGATGTAGAGATGAAACATACCTCAATCTCTGACAGGTACGCTTCACCTTCTTCATGTTTTGATTTCAATAATTCAGATAAACTACCAATATCCCTGTAACGCACAGGAAATTCACCAGTAAGCACCTTTTTCACCAGTAAAAATAGATGACGTATCCAGCTTCTGCCTACTTCAACACATGTGATGGCATATCACAGCGAAGTGTAGAGATTCCAAATATCCAGTAGAGAAACTACATCAGAAAAGTATAAATAAAATGTACCTTCTGGCACTCTCCATCTTCCCCCTTAATTCAGCAATCTCAGATTCACCACTTGCTAGTCTCTGCTGAGACATTGCTTCAGCTTCAATGGCTGCCTTAACACGCTGTTCTAGCCTACTCTCATCAAGAGAAGATTTGAGGCTATGGACATGAGCCCATTCACAATATTCTCTATCTTTGGACTCCAGCAAATCTCTGTCACAAAACAATAAGGGGTGGACATCAGAACAGTAGAAGTTTGTTTTAGTAGGACTACTGAATTTGGTACGTACGTACTAAACAACGTTTAAAAGCTCAATACATTATTTTCGGATGATCTGATCTCTAGACTAATGGAGAACAAACATAGTGGAATACGATAAATTTTAGAAGTAGTTTCATGAAAGATTTCTGCTGTAATAAAACCACCTTGAATCAGTAGAATCGCGTTTATACATTTCCACAAAGAGCTTCAACTCGCAATTCATTTGCCTTAGTTCACAAACCTACACAGCATGTGAATTCAATGGTTTAAGAATTCATAAAAACAACATGAATGGAAATTAAAGAAACTACCTAAACAAGCCATCGCCTGATGGCTGGTGAAGACAATGGAATCCAAAAAAAATTCTAGTTAAATCAGCAATTTTTTAATATCGGTACCCTGGATCGTAGATCCCTTGTCTCAGATCCAGCATCAGCAGACCTACATAATGATTCGTTGATAGTGTGCTCCTGTAAAGCACAAAATGAATAGCTTAAATTGAACTGAAACAGTCACAAAACACTCATAAACTTCTTCAACAAGACCGTATAAAGAAATTTACCTTTCTAGCCAGAATATCAGAAACAGAGTGAACTTCGGCTCGCAAAGAATGCAATTCTGAAGCATCATCCTTGCACTTGGATAATTCAGTTTGCATAGCACCCATTTCTCCTGGCAGTGATGACACCAGCGCTTTAAATTCTGATATGATTTGGTTCCGACCTGAACATTGAAAGTGTTTACTTATTTATATTTGGACATGGCCAGAAGAGAATAACTCAATGTTGTTAGCAAAGTCAAATCAGAATCATCATACCAGGTTCTCTCGAAGATTTTTCAAGTTTCAGCGCAAGCATATTCTTTTCATCAACTACTTTCTCCCGATTCTGTTTTAAAACTGCAATGCTTGACTCACAATTCAGAGATACCCTATGAGGAATTCCAGACAGATCAACTTTTACATTAACTTCCCTTTCTTGCCATATCAATTTATCCTTATTAACCTGAAAAGGCAAGCAGAAGCTTAGCCAAACATAACATACATAGCTGAGGCTCTTTGCTACATGACATGTAAATTATGCTGAGCAGTAACCACCTGTAATTTCTCTAATAGCGTTCGGCAGTGGTCCAACTCTGCTTGTGACTTTTGGAGTTGATCCTTCAGAACTTGGAAAGCTTTTGAAGAAGAAATGCTCTTAAAATCCATCAAAGTGTTCTGGTCATAAATAATAAATTACAAAGGTGAGGCATGCAAGAATATTTTATGAAACACATCTTTCTTTACTCTAAGATTGACTCCAACGTGGAATCTCAATTAAGCCATGTTATCATTGAAATAGTAGCCAATAGATCAAACTCAAATAAAATATTAACCTCAGATAAAGTAATTAAACGATGCTTGATTAGGCATCTTTTAGTTGAGAGGATGGAAAATCAAAAATATAGATTTCACGAAAAAATATCTCTTTTCGAACATCTGTATGTCACCCCCTGGAGACTACAGATAATCTAGGGTTACATTCGTTAGTGTTGGTACTTGGTAGGAAAGCAAATCCAAAAAAGCTGCAGCAAAGCACGGGTGGAAAAACTAGTACTACATATCAACCCTGGAACAACACTAAAAAATGTGGAACAGCGTTACTTCACTTGGTATTGGCACACCTAAACAAGCCGCGTGCAAACCTGGAAGGTAGACAACTTGTTCAAAATTTCAATTCTATCTTCATGAAGTCTCCTTATTTCCACCAAACGTTGTGAAATCAGATCCTGATCCAAATAACAGAGCAAGCTACATTAGGTTCAGGCAAACATAGGCAACACTGGAAGTTAAAAAAAACTTAATATTTACCGTAAACTCCTTGTGACATGCCTCTAGATCCTGCAATTCCTTTTGTTTGTCTCTGACATTATCCTCAGGCAAGCTTTTATTTCCTAAAGTTGGAAATAAGATTGGAGTTCCATGTGTAGGGTCTCCCTGTGCTTTGAGGACTGCCAATTTGTGGTTGCTTTCTTCCAACTCAGCAACAGCACTTGCCAACTCCTCTTGAAAAGTTAAAAACATCTCAGTCAAGTCGATTTGACGATCCTTAACATTAGTTGCAAATAGCATCATAGGAACATATATACTGTGCAAACATTGTCTAAATAGTTCCTCGCGTCTAATCAGTCTGAAGGGCCACTGTGTGACTAGGTTGGTCTAGTATGCAATACGGTTGAAGTGATCCGATTAATCCTCAAAAACAAGGATCAGCGTATTATTGTTGCGTAAGTACAGAAATCTTAGCAGAACAAAATAAACATTCCTACCTAGCCACTATATCTCATCCTGGCTCAGTCCAGCATGCAGTGTGCTTCCAGTGAGGGAACCCCCGGCTCTGCCTCTCTCGCATATCCAGATCTCTTTTCCAGTCGCCTCTTTGTCCCAATCCAGCTGAGATCTCTCCATTCCTTCTGATCTCTCTCCAACTCTCTCCTGTCTATTATATATCCTCTCTCAACCCCTCTCTTCCctctcatctccattcatcctctctAAACCTTCCTATTATCAATGTCTGACCAGAGGTAGGAACCGGTAGCAACTACGTGAAGACAAGAACAGCAGACAAGTGAAGAAGGTTGTGGTGGTAGGAACACGTCGAGGGATTGTCGGTGGGAAGGGATTTAAGGAGAGTGGGTGGTTAGATATTGATAGATTTGGTGGAAAGGATGATGCGGCGGCATATCAGAAGGGTATTGGCAGGTATGAAAGATGGCAAAATAATATATATAATAAGGTATTAACAATCTGTCGTATGTAGCCATATCTACGTATGTAAAGCATCTCGTGTTTAAGCAAAGATACCTTTAAGGCGTTTCTGTTCGGCTTTGCTTCGAGTGTTTAAATATCTCTCTTCGTGGTGCTTCTCTGTTAACCGCCTGTGCTTCAAGTGGAGATCACTAAGTTCTTGTATGGCATCATTAAGCTGTAGTGACAACTCAGTACCAGTAGTTCGCAGTTCCCTACTACGCTCTGCAGTGAAGAAACAAAGTAAGGTAACTTTACCAAAGGGGTATGGAATTTTCAGTCCTTTAGCTGtaattaataaaaaaatattacCAAGGAAATGTGAAGAACAAACCATTTTCAGGTAATGCAGCAAAGAGATCTAACAGCGACTTCTTATTTGCATGCCATGAAGCATTTGATGAGAACAATATATTCTGCAGCACATCAGTAGTTGACGAGTGTACATGGTTTTCCAAATGGCAACCTGAACTTTCTGTGGCACCTGTCTCGACAAGTCTGCTAAGGAAGTCCTTGTCTTTTGGGATGCATGCGCCATCTGAATAGGAAATTGGAAACTAAATCTTGTAATATTTGGCACAATATCTAAGTTTAGAATATTTCACAACCACCAGGATAAACCAAATACAATAAAGTGCAAGCTTCATAGATTGAAAAAAAAAACTTCATGCAGACCGTAACAAGAGTGGAGAAGACACATATACTGCTTCCATTACAACTTTTTATACATGAAGAAAAAATAATTATTAGCTGACAATCAAATCAATTCAGGTAAGAAGAAAGTCATACCTGTAGACACGTTGCTAGGACCTGCACTGCAGGAAGGATTTTGAAATCCACTTTTGCAAACAGAAATAGCCTTCAAATCTCTCACAAGCTGTTCAAGTATAGCATTTACCGTAAAGAAAAGGAAGACTTGTGGTATTTTGCAGTAACAACAAGGTTGGTTTTAGCTTACATGCTCCCAAGACTTGTTAGCTAGATCTTGGGTCTCGTGGTGAGCCTTCTGTTTCTGCTTGAGATCGTCAAATTTACCCTCGAGGGCATGGTACTCAAACTTATGGACAGCTAGCTGTTCTGAAAGCTTTTGGTTTCTGTATTTAAGTACAGCAAAATCAAGCTGCCAACCAGGAAGAAAGTTACAAGTTAACACCAAATATAGAAATATACAGAAGAATTAATGAAATTGCAGTGTAGAAAAGGCACAAAAAGGAAATCCGGTTTATGAGCATGGCTTGGCAATATTGCTGTAATGAACGATGCAAGAACAAAATCTGCAGAAGAAAGTATGGCAAATAATAGAAGTGCATTAATGATCATATATCTGTTTTGTGCATCCATATGCACAGTGGTCTAAACATCGCAACATACACCAAATAGAGCTATATTTAAAATGCAAGCAGCAATTTATATCCAATTTTTGCAAAGGTACATGTTATTGTATCCTCAATCATCTCTCTAAATGCATGCTAGATTTGCTTCCATGGCGACACGGCTTTTACCATATATATATAACACCAACCATGTCTTGAACAATTTCAGCAAGACTTTTTAGGTCTAACTCAGGGAGGCAACATGTAAAGTTGTACAGTACACTTTGCAGTGAGATAAAGTTACGATTGACAAATGCAGATTTGACAACTGTTCATGCATATGTCAGTAGGCTGCCCATGCAACGCTCCAAGGTAAACTCTGAATGCAAGCAGGCTGGCTAATCCGGTAAAACCGGATATGCCCAAGGTAAAATAACTTGTATTGCGATCTGAGAAGCTCCTGAACTAACCTGGCAATGTCGCCGACCCCGGCTACCTAATGTCCCGGCGACACAGCTTTTACTATATAACACCAATCATGCCCTGAACAATTTCAGCAACACTTTTTAGGTCTAACTAAGGGAGACAACATGTAAAGTTGTACAGTACACTTTGCAGTTAGATAAAGTTACGATTGGACAAATGCGGATTTGACAACCATTCATGCGTATGTCAGTACGCTGCACATGCAACGCTCCAAGGTAAATCCTGCACACAAGCAGGCTGGCCAATCGGTAAAACCAGATATGCCAAAGGTAAAAGAACTTATATTGCGATCTGAGAAGCTCCTGAACTAACCTGGCAATGTCACTGAACTCAGCTACCTAATAAAGGATACAAATAAAACTAAAGTAGCAAGCCTTTACAAACCAGCCTACGGCAAGCAAGCGTGAACTACTTGACAACTTGAAATGAGGAGTGTACCTTCTTGTCGTGAACAATAGCGGACTGCCTAAAGACTCTAAATGAGGTGTATATCTAACAAGAAGACAATTAGGTCTAACTAAGGCAAGAAGAGAAGTTATGCATCAAACTTTACAGCGAGGTAAAATTGTGGTTGAAAAAGTATGGACATGCAAACCGTTATAGTGGGAC
The Aegilops tauschii subsp. strangulata cultivar AL8/78 chromosome 3, Aet v6.0, whole genome shotgun sequence genome window above contains:
- the LOC109768098 gene encoding E3 ubiquitin-protein ligase BRE1-like 1 isoform X1, with translation MGSTGEPDQKRRLSDSFVSPAKRPALPPSSDDKKLDFAVLKYRNQKLSEQLAVHKFEYHALEGKFDDLKQKQKAHHETQDLANKSWEHLVRDLKAISVCKSGFQNPSCSAGPSNVSTDGACIPKDKDFLSRLVETGATESSGCHLENHVHSSTTDVLQNILFSSNASWHANKKSLLDLFAALPENERSRELRTTGTELSLQLNDAIQELSDLHLKHRRLTEKHHEERYLNTRSKAEQKRLKEELASAVAELEESNHKLAVLKAQGDPTHGTPILFPTLGNKSLPEDNVRDKQKELQDLEACHKEFTDLISQRLVEIRRLHEDRIEILNKLSTFQNTLMDFKSISSSKAFQVLKDQLQKSQAELDHCRTLLEKLQVNKDKLIWQEREVNVKVDLSGIPHRVSLNCESSIAVLKQNREKVVDEKNMLALKLEKSSREPGRNQIISEFKALVSSLPGEMGAMQTELSKCKDDASELHSLRAEVHSVSDILARKEHTINESLCRSADAGSETRDLRSRVCELRQMNCELKLFVEMYKRDSTDSRDLLESKDREYCEWAHVHSLKSSLDESRLEQRVKAAIEAEAMSQQRLASGESEIAELRGKMESARRDIGSLSELLKSKHEEGEAYLSEIESIGQAYEDIQTQNQQLLQQIIERDDHNTKIFMEGVKVKHAQDNLHLEVFNLSRNLRQAKSLMDLYKDKVAQLDDKLKVWSEQIGRLSEDGRRHSVSSGNSQRKLVDVQGEAQQLRQSMDEVQAKVGRNRLEVAGLLVELEKDRFSKRRIEDDLESMSRKASSLRVKTEASSLLEKVRQEVNEYRGILKCGVCSDRQKEVVITKCYHLFCNDCIQKLLRNRQRRCPSCGLSFGANDVKPIYI
- the LOC109768098 gene encoding E3 ubiquitin-protein ligase BRE1-like 1 isoform X2, with translation MLDFAVLKYRNQKLSEQLAVHKFEYHALEGKFDDLKQKQKAHHETQDLANKSWEHLVRDLKAISVCKSGFQNPSCSAGPSNVSTDGACIPKDKDFLSRLVETGATESSGCHLENHVHSSTTDVLQNILFSSNASWHANKKSLLDLFAALPENERSRELRTTGTELSLQLNDAIQELSDLHLKHRRLTEKHHEERYLNTRSKAEQKRLKEELASAVAELEESNHKLAVLKAQGDPTHGTPILFPTLGNKSLPEDNVRDKQKELQDLEACHKEFTDLISQRLVEIRRLHEDRIEILNKLSTFQNTLMDFKSISSSKAFQVLKDQLQKSQAELDHCRTLLEKLQVNKDKLIWQEREVNVKVDLSGIPHRVSLNCESSIAVLKQNREKVVDEKNMLALKLEKSSREPGRNQIISEFKALVSSLPGEMGAMQTELSKCKDDASELHSLRAEVHSVSDILARKEHTINESLCRSADAGSETRDLRSRVCELRQMNCELKLFVEMYKRDSTDSRDLLESKDREYCEWAHVHSLKSSLDESRLEQRVKAAIEAEAMSQQRLASGESEIAELRGKMESARRDIGSLSELLKSKHEEGEAYLSEIESIGQAYEDIQTQNQQLLQQIIERDDHNTKIFMEGVKVKHAQDNLHLEVFNLSRNLRQAKSLMDLYKDKVAQLDDKLKVWSEQIGRLSEDGRRHSVSSGNSQRKLVDVQGEAQQLRQSMDEVQAKVGRNRLEVAGLLVELEKDRFSKRRIEDDLESMSRKASSLRVKTEASSLLEKVRQEVNEYRGILKCGVCSDRQKEVVITKCYHLFCNDCIQKLLRNRQRRCPSCGLSFGANDVKPIYI